A genome region from Nitrospira sp. includes the following:
- the csrA gene encoding carbon storage regulator CsrA, giving the protein MLVLTRRRGEGVTIGPDVRIVVLGIKGGQVRLGIEAPPAVQVHRDEVHARIQDENRIAAGPVIIPLEAFRQLSNKTGRRGG; this is encoded by the coding sequence ATGTTGGTTTTGACTCGACGCAGGGGAGAAGGCGTCACTATCGGTCCCGATGTTCGCATTGTGGTGCTCGGCATCAAAGGCGGACAGGTACGGCTGGGAATTGAAGCTCCGCCGGCGGTGCAGGTACATCGCGATGAAGTGCATGCGAGGATTCAAGACGAAAATCGCATTGCCGCAGGACCAGTAATAATTCCTTTGGAAGCGTTTCGCCAATTGTCCAATAAAACCGGGCGCCGGGGGGGCTGA
- a CDS encoding response regulator: protein MTHRSQPTRTNVPPPVGGVPLPPEVLALLCDAVPLGICLLGADQTIVFVNRTATRLFRQSSADCIGKSLLTLIGQQVDLSDSLRATGIWTIPQVAPDLSNQTQAGHDEHQEPVPSIVVEWQQLRVSGIPSVATLLTLRDLSREIELEKDRDRLAEVAEESPYPIVEIDRHGNLVYVNPAMADVLCRFGYDLAGKPDILPDDLPALAATCLLEGRTLTSQDVVRGEACFSWTLCPVPSHELVRAFAIDLGEVHATHRALNDIADRLRESNRQLDQALQQAQAAARAKSAFLAMITHELRTPMNGVIGMASLMLDTSLTEEQRSFTHTIQQCGEAQLSLINDVLECSKIEAGKLELENIDFQLRTTVEDVLAQFAERAQRKGLEITGLVHAAVPNALRGDPGRLRQILTNFVGNAIKFTERGEVTLQAFLESDSPSGVTIRFEVTDSGIGISEDVQARLFQAFTQADSSTTRKYGGTGLGLAISKQLVELMRGKVGLRSKPGQGTTFWCTALFQKQAVCTPAIVPSVELSGRRILIVDDNESNRRLLHHLVSGWGMLDGQARDADEALQMLEQAAEAGTPYDAAVLDMLMPGKDGLQLAQDIRAHRHGAGVRLIVLTSLIQPGHAERARRAGFTAYLTKPVRHDQLLGCLRVVFGLQPHATFAATSTPAESTISPSLITRHTLAEQRVRPRVLVAEDNVVNQKLAVRMLERLGYQPDVVSNGQEAVAAFTRETYAAIVMDCQMPTMDGYEATRHIREEEQRADSSKTRAHVPIIALTANAMPGDRERCKASGMDDYLAKPVKTDDLGRILERWVPLAPLDAAPAPIPPREMTKTDASVFDASTMLANIGGDVELFDQLIRLFLERHRSMVQEIETAIKQGNAVVLERAAHSLKGTAGNLCAPDVVLLSSQLEAIGRLGTLAEAPTLLAQLERTIQQLVVVLTRQITPNDSSPPS from the coding sequence GTGACACATCGCTCGCAACCGACACGCACGAACGTACCACCGCCTGTCGGAGGCGTGCCGCTTCCCCCGGAGGTACTCGCGCTCCTGTGTGATGCCGTGCCATTAGGCATCTGTCTCCTCGGCGCCGATCAGACCATCGTCTTCGTCAACCGCACGGCCACACGTCTATTTCGTCAATCTTCTGCGGACTGTATCGGGAAATCGCTACTGACTCTCATCGGTCAACAGGTCGATTTGAGCGACTCCCTGCGAGCGACCGGGATCTGGACAATTCCACAGGTGGCCCCGGATCTGAGCAATCAGACGCAGGCGGGTCACGATGAGCACCAGGAGCCAGTCCCATCCATCGTCGTGGAATGGCAACAACTTCGCGTATCAGGAATCCCATCGGTCGCCACCCTCTTGACGCTCCGCGATCTGTCGCGCGAAATTGAGCTCGAGAAAGACCGTGACCGTCTCGCCGAGGTGGCCGAAGAAAGCCCCTACCCCATCGTCGAAATCGACCGCCACGGCAATCTGGTCTACGTGAATCCCGCCATGGCGGACGTCCTGTGTCGCTTTGGATACGATCTCGCTGGAAAGCCGGACATCCTTCCCGACGATCTCCCCGCGCTCGCGGCGACCTGCTTACTCGAAGGACGAACCCTGACTTCTCAGGATGTGGTGCGGGGAGAGGCCTGTTTTAGCTGGACGCTCTGTCCGGTACCCAGCCACGAACTCGTCCGTGCGTTTGCTATCGACCTCGGTGAAGTGCATGCGACGCACCGTGCTCTGAACGACATCGCCGATCGTCTCCGGGAAAGCAATCGCCAGCTCGATCAAGCACTTCAACAGGCCCAAGCGGCCGCGCGCGCAAAGTCGGCGTTTTTGGCCATGATCACCCATGAATTACGCACTCCGATGAACGGCGTCATCGGGATGGCGAGCTTGATGTTGGACACATCCCTGACCGAGGAACAACGCTCGTTCACGCATACCATCCAGCAATGCGGCGAGGCGCAATTGTCTCTCATCAACGATGTGCTCGAATGCAGCAAGATCGAAGCGGGGAAACTCGAACTCGAGAACATTGATTTCCAATTGCGCACGACCGTCGAGGATGTGCTCGCGCAGTTTGCGGAACGGGCTCAGCGTAAAGGGTTGGAGATTACCGGCTTGGTGCATGCCGCGGTTCCGAATGCGTTGCGCGGAGATCCAGGCCGATTACGGCAGATCCTCACCAATTTTGTCGGCAATGCCATCAAGTTCACCGAGCGAGGAGAGGTCACCTTGCAGGCGTTTCTGGAGAGTGATTCTCCGTCCGGCGTGACGATTAGGTTTGAAGTCACAGACTCAGGAATCGGCATCAGCGAAGATGTTCAGGCGAGGCTGTTCCAGGCCTTTACACAAGCCGACAGTTCCACCACCAGAAAATACGGGGGCACCGGACTCGGCCTTGCTATCTCCAAGCAGTTGGTGGAACTCATGCGGGGGAAGGTCGGACTGCGCAGCAAACCCGGCCAAGGAACCACGTTCTGGTGCACGGCCTTGTTTCAGAAGCAGGCGGTGTGCACGCCGGCCATCGTCCCCTCAGTTGAACTCAGTGGTCGCCGCATCCTGATCGTCGATGACAATGAGTCCAACCGCAGGCTTCTCCATCATCTGGTCTCGGGCTGGGGCATGTTGGATGGTCAGGCTCGAGACGCCGACGAAGCCCTTCAGATGCTCGAACAGGCCGCCGAAGCGGGTACACCGTACGACGCAGCCGTGCTGGATATGCTGATGCCAGGAAAAGATGGGCTCCAGCTCGCGCAAGATATTAGAGCGCATCGCCACGGCGCAGGGGTTCGCTTGATTGTCCTGACCTCGTTGATCCAGCCCGGACATGCCGAGCGAGCACGACGCGCGGGATTCACAGCCTATCTCACAAAGCCGGTACGCCACGATCAACTGCTGGGTTGCCTCCGCGTGGTATTTGGACTGCAACCACACGCGACCTTCGCAGCGACAAGCACGCCTGCCGAATCGACGATTTCTCCAAGCTTGATCACACGTCATACTCTAGCCGAACAACGAGTTCGTCCGCGCGTGCTCGTGGCAGAAGACAATGTGGTGAATCAGAAGCTTGCCGTCCGCATGCTGGAACGTCTGGGTTACCAACCTGACGTGGTCTCCAATGGGCAGGAAGCCGTGGCTGCCTTCACACGGGAAACCTACGCCGCGATTGTGATGGATTGCCAGATGCCGACGATGGATGGATACGAAGCCACGCGGCATATTCGTGAGGAGGAGCAGCGAGCTGACTCGTCCAAGACCCGTGCCCATGTGCCCATCATCGCGCTGACGGCGAATGCCATGCCGGGAGACCGCGAACGGTGCAAAGCCTCCGGAATGGATGATTATCTGGCCAAACCTGTAAAGACCGACGATCTTGGAAGAATCCTGGAACGCTGGGTTCCATTGGCCCCCCTCGATGCCGCCCCGGCACCGATACCTCCCCGGGAGATGACGAAGACGGATGCCAGCGTGTTTGACGCAAGCACCATGTTGGCGAATATCGGCGGGGATGTCGAACTATTCGATCAGTTGATCCGACTGTTCTTGGAGCGACATCGAAGTATGGTCCAGGAGATTGAGACGGCCATCAAGCAAGGCAATGCGGTCGTACTGGAACGGGCGGCACATAGCCTCAAAGGGACAGCGGGAAATCTGTGCGCACCCGATGTGGTGTTGCTGTCAAGCCAGTTGGAAGCCATCGGGCGTCTTGGCACACTCGCCGAGGCCCCTACTCTGCTCGCCCAACTCGAACGCACGATCCAGCAACTGGTAGTCGTGCTGACGCGTCAGATCACACCAAACGACTCAAGCCCGCCGAGTTAG
- a CDS encoding flagellar assembly protein FliW, with the protein MKCQSSRFGTFEVNDDTLLVFPSGILGFSECTQYVILDHDTDAPFKWLQCVEEPQLAFVILDPAFFNPDYRIELSLDAMIEIQKQDGDELSVVTILTIPSDDPAAVTANLRGPLVMNHRTRLCKQLVLSEEWPTRYPLFSPASAQSPSPAVRLQASAR; encoded by the coding sequence ATGAAGTGTCAGTCGAGCAGGTTCGGAACGTTTGAGGTGAACGACGATACGCTCCTGGTGTTTCCCTCCGGCATCCTAGGCTTTTCTGAATGCACGCAGTATGTCATACTGGATCACGATACGGACGCGCCGTTCAAGTGGCTCCAGTGTGTTGAGGAACCTCAACTCGCGTTTGTGATCCTCGACCCGGCATTCTTCAATCCAGACTATCGCATCGAACTCTCATTGGATGCGATGATCGAAATTCAAAAGCAGGACGGCGACGAATTGTCGGTCGTCACGATTTTGACCATTCCTTCAGACGATCCCGCTGCCGTTACGGCTAATCTCCGTGGACCGCTGGTCATGAACCATCGCACAAGACTCTGCAAGCAGTTAGTCCTCTCCGAAGAGTGGCCGACTCGGTACCCGCTGTTCTCGCCCGCATCCGCACAAAGCCCGTCTCCGGCTGTTCGACTTCAGGCATCCGCCCGCTGA
- the flgL gene encoding flagellar hook-associated protein FlgL, translating to MRVADQQMYGILLGNLQRSRVQMLTSQEQISSQKRVTNPADDPSAFGQIVLDKSALSQATQWIRNINFGTSRVNAADQALGQAQNLITRVRELTIQAGSDTTSAEGRQSIAKEVRQLQRQLIQLGNTEVAGQAIFGGTKTDVQPFTITSGDTVAYQGNSETQSIAVGENQTVQILVPGSTVFTGSTTNMFDSLRDLLVALEGNNRANIQAGLGALDLATAQISDAQGTIGALANRLQVTHDALETATLTITKSISDNEDADLATAITQLRLHEVAVQAASQTFTKIFDSSLINYLR from the coding sequence ATGAGAGTCGCCGACCAACAAATGTATGGAATCCTGCTCGGCAATCTTCAGCGCTCCCGAGTGCAAATGCTGACTTCTCAGGAACAGATTTCGAGCCAGAAGCGAGTCACCAATCCCGCAGACGATCCCAGCGCGTTCGGACAAATCGTACTCGACAAATCGGCGCTTTCCCAGGCGACGCAGTGGATTCGCAATATCAACTTCGGGACATCTCGGGTGAATGCCGCCGATCAGGCATTGGGACAGGCCCAGAACTTGATTACGCGAGTGCGTGAATTAACCATTCAAGCCGGCAGTGACACCACCTCCGCAGAAGGACGCCAGAGCATCGCTAAGGAAGTTCGTCAATTACAACGCCAGTTGATCCAGCTGGGCAATACCGAGGTGGCCGGGCAGGCAATTTTCGGTGGAACGAAAACCGATGTGCAGCCTTTCACGATTACATCAGGAGACACGGTCGCCTACCAGGGCAACAGTGAAACTCAGTCGATTGCCGTGGGTGAAAATCAGACCGTGCAGATTCTCGTGCCGGGAAGCACGGTCTTTACCGGATCCACCACCAACATGTTTGATTCGCTCCGCGATCTTCTGGTGGCGCTTGAAGGGAATAATCGCGCCAACATTCAGGCCGGGTTAGGGGCGCTCGATTTGGCCACGGCCCAAATCAGCGATGCGCAAGGCACCATCGGGGCCCTGGCCAATCGTCTGCAAGTCACGCACGACGCATTGGAGACCGCTACGCTGACAATCACGAAATCCATCTCGGACAATGAGGATGCCGACCTCGCAACGGCAATCACTCAACTCCGCCTACACGAAGTGGCGGTGCAGGCTGCCAGTCAAACATTTACTAAGATCTTTGACTCATCCCTGATCAACTATCTCCGCTAA
- a CDS encoding DUF3391 domain-containing protein, translating into MDSTKRIPLDQLKLGMFIVGLDQPWYRTPFFLHKWLVSNPDDIQQLKRHGIQVVTIDIERGVDTASSVLSTTPAAPASPPQESEPVPTAQSDDSPHTRSLAATYREAMVAVERVFTDLEAGHPPKIAALKPVVRTLLGKIVAQPESMMIQFCLDKVRRFDSSLAAHGMDVCVLALILAVENGCSEAERETVGLGALLHDVGYVRLPRNLYRKATPLTEQEQMLMRQHPHLASTVLAQADAIPDAVSRIILHHHEYIDGSGFPKQLKQDSLSPLAQLVGLADTYDDLLTTRHGRPALLPHDAIRQLFVLGAKGRYDKTLVEVAIKALGVYPLGSLIKLNTNECAMVIGLNHEDRLRPRVRIIKGTDGEHPEQTIDIDLQQQAGDQPVRTILRALDPTQEHVDLSQYLEFTAGTPS; encoded by the coding sequence ATGGATTCGACAAAACGCATTCCCCTCGATCAACTCAAGCTCGGCATGTTTATCGTGGGCTTGGATCAGCCCTGGTATCGCACTCCGTTTTTCCTTCACAAATGGCTGGTATCCAACCCCGACGATATCCAACAGCTGAAACGGCATGGCATCCAAGTCGTTACTATCGATATCGAACGTGGAGTGGACACCGCTTCGTCTGTGCTGAGCACGACGCCTGCCGCACCCGCGTCACCTCCTCAGGAGAGTGAGCCTGTTCCGACGGCGCAAAGCGATGACAGTCCCCACACTAGATCGCTGGCGGCGACCTATCGAGAGGCGATGGTCGCCGTAGAACGCGTCTTCACTGATCTTGAAGCCGGTCACCCGCCGAAAATCGCGGCCCTGAAGCCGGTTGTGCGTACATTGTTGGGAAAAATCGTGGCCCAACCGGAATCGATGATGATCCAGTTCTGCCTGGATAAAGTACGACGCTTCGACAGTTCCCTCGCCGCTCATGGCATGGACGTGTGCGTGTTAGCGCTCATCCTGGCGGTAGAAAACGGCTGTTCGGAGGCGGAGCGGGAGACCGTTGGGCTGGGAGCCTTGCTCCACGATGTCGGGTACGTTCGTCTCCCGCGCAATCTGTATCGAAAAGCGACCCCTCTGACCGAGCAGGAACAGATGCTGATGCGACAACATCCGCACCTGGCGTCGACCGTGCTGGCACAAGCGGACGCAATCCCCGATGCGGTGTCACGGATCATTCTCCACCATCACGAATACATCGATGGCAGCGGATTTCCGAAACAGTTGAAACAGGACAGCCTGTCTCCCTTGGCGCAGCTGGTCGGGTTAGCCGATACCTATGACGACCTGCTCACGACGCGGCACGGTCGCCCCGCGCTGTTGCCTCATGATGCAATACGTCAGCTCTTCGTGTTGGGCGCCAAGGGCCGGTATGACAAAACCCTGGTCGAAGTGGCCATCAAGGCTCTCGGCGTGTATCCGCTTGGTAGCCTGATAAAGTTGAATACCAATGAATGTGCCATGGTCATCGGTCTGAATCATGAAGATCGGTTACGCCCGCGGGTGCGAATCATCAAAGGTACCGATGGGGAACACCCGGAGCAGACCATAGACATCGACCTGCAACAGCAAGCCGGCGACCAACCGGTGCGAACTATTCTTCGCGCATTGGATCCGACACAGGAACATGTGGATCTTTCGCAATACCTGGAATTCACGGCAGGGACGCCCTCGTGA